Proteins encoded by one window of Streptomyces sp. NBC_01477:
- a CDS encoding integrase core domain-containing protein → MQRPVESSQYVSIRYTDRLADIGAAASVGSVADSYDNAMAEALNGTFKAELIEMQGPWKDIDQVERTIFQWITWYNEERLHSALDYVPPAEYEQDYWRSQEPVPQSA, encoded by the coding sequence TTGCAACGACCGGTTGAGTCCAGCCAATACGTATCGATCCGGTATACCGACCGGCTCGCCGACATCGGCGCCGCCGCCTCCGTCGGATCAGTCGCCGACAGCTACGACAACGCCATGGCCGAGGCCCTGAACGGCACCTTCAAGGCCGAGCTGATCGAGATGCAGGGCCCCTGGAAGGACATCGACCAGGTCGAACGGACGATCTTCCAGTGGATCACCTGGTACAACGAAGAACGACTCCACTCCGCACTCGACTACGTACCGCCCGCCGAGTACGAACAGGACTACTGGCGAAGCCAGGAACCTGTCCCACAGTCCGCCTGA
- a CDS encoding DUF2690 domain-containing protein — MRRPARFVAACLVAAAVGVPLTTGTATAATGSQYDYTDPAATGCSGNAITYWSKNLLNPANGAVTGVVELRYSRTCQTNWVRVNNYVGGAVAEKIIVRPRTLLPQGGSLDYAQDVTDDALTGYSYGLQFYAPAGVCVEVGGVIRLNGVVVGNNGQTFDLVC; from the coding sequence ATGAGGAGACCCGCGCGCTTCGTCGCCGCTTGCCTTGTCGCCGCCGCGGTAGGCGTACCGCTCACGACGGGCACCGCCACGGCCGCCACCGGTTCGCAGTACGACTACACCGACCCGGCGGCGACCGGATGCTCCGGCAACGCGATCACCTACTGGAGCAAGAACCTGCTCAACCCCGCCAACGGCGCGGTGACGGGCGTGGTCGAACTGCGCTACTCGCGCACCTGCCAGACCAACTGGGTCCGGGTGAACAACTACGTGGGCGGCGCTGTCGCCGAGAAGATCATCGTCCGGCCGCGCACCCTCCTGCCCCAGGGCGGCTCGCTCGACTACGCCCAGGACGTCACCGACGACGCCCTGACCGGCTACAGCTACGGCCTGCAGTTCTACGCGCCGGCGGGCGTGTGCGTCGAGGTCGGCGGGGTCATCCGCCTCAACGGCGTCGTGGTCGGCAACAACGGCCAGACCTTCGACCTGGTCTGCTGA
- a CDS encoding IS3 family transposase, giving the protein MIDHLRDRGLGVDPVCRVLELSPSTYFARKKRPKSARRLRDEQLMPLIEQVHAESGGTYGARRITRALGRRGHQVARCTVERLMAELGLEGVICSRRRRTTVPQPSAPRPPDLVDRDFTASRPDQLWVADMTYVRTWSGWAYVAFVLDVYSWMIVGWQVANHMRTELPLDALEMALWRRRIEKDSGLVHHSDRGSQGGFN; this is encoded by the coding sequence GTGATCGACCACCTGCGTGACAGAGGTCTCGGGGTCGATCCCGTCTGCCGGGTTCTTGAGCTGTCGCCGTCGACGTACTTCGCCCGCAAGAAGCGGCCGAAGTCGGCGCGCCGGCTCCGTGACGAGCAGCTGATGCCGCTGATCGAGCAGGTCCACGCGGAGTCGGGCGGCACGTACGGCGCCCGCCGGATCACCCGCGCGCTCGGGCGCAGGGGCCACCAGGTGGCCCGCTGCACCGTCGAGCGGCTGATGGCCGAGCTGGGCCTGGAGGGCGTCATCTGTAGCCGGCGGCGCCGCACGACCGTCCCGCAGCCGTCGGCGCCCCGGCCGCCGGACCTGGTCGACCGCGACTTCACCGCGAGCCGGCCCGACCAGCTGTGGGTCGCCGACATGACCTATGTCCGCACCTGGTCCGGATGGGCATACGTGGCGTTCGTACTGGACGTGTACTCATGGATGATCGTCGGCTGGCAGGTCGCGAACCACATGCGGACCGAACTTCCACTGGACGCACTGGAGATGGCCCTGTGGAGGCGGAGGATCGAGAAGGACTCCGGCCTCGTCCATCACAGCGACAGGGGCTCGCAAGGCGGATTCAACTGA
- a CDS encoding VOC family protein, with protein sequence MPITLTSVIIDAADIEKESSFWHRLLGGTLTPTPTHHFVQAPGLPVIVVQSAPGHTAPNWPDGTSQQMHLDFGVDDLATADRTATDAGATRLRPTDEIAPETRTGSRVYASPAGHPFCLRST encoded by the coding sequence ATGCCCATCACCCTGACCTCCGTGATCATCGACGCCGCCGACATCGAGAAGGAGAGCTCCTTCTGGCACCGGCTGCTCGGGGGCACCCTCACCCCCACGCCGACCCACCACTTCGTCCAGGCCCCCGGCCTCCCGGTGATCGTTGTCCAGTCCGCCCCCGGACACACCGCCCCGAACTGGCCGGACGGCACCTCCCAGCAGATGCACCTCGACTTCGGCGTCGACGACCTCGCAACCGCCGACCGCACGGCCACCGACGCCGGCGCCACCCGGCTGCGCCCCACCGACGAGATCGCCCCGGAAACCCGCACCGGCAGCCGCGTCTACGCCAGCCCGGCCGGACACCCCTTCTGCCTGCGCTCAACCTGA
- a CDS encoding TetR/AcrR family transcriptional regulator translates to MPASRPLRADAQRNREALLSAARQAFLGGDADAHVEYIARSAGVAVGTLYRHFETREALIEEVYRKEVDDLCATPGVLLDQHAPEEALRRFLLLLVDHAAVGKGMSSVLESIMATDSHVFDDARTRMAGALSLLLEAGSAAGTVRDDVTGSTLLRALGGICGMRATQGWLVEARQITALLFDGLRHAAPQSP, encoded by the coding sequence TTGCCGGCATCACGCCCGCTGCGCGCCGACGCGCAACGCAACCGTGAGGCACTGCTGTCCGCGGCCCGCCAGGCGTTCCTCGGCGGTGACGCCGACGCGCACGTCGAGTACATCGCCCGCAGCGCCGGCGTCGCCGTCGGAACGCTCTACCGCCACTTCGAAACCCGGGAAGCGCTGATCGAGGAGGTCTACCGCAAAGAGGTCGACGACCTGTGCGCCACGCCCGGCGTCCTGCTGGACCAGCACGCCCCGGAGGAGGCGCTGCGGCGCTTCCTGCTGCTGCTCGTGGACCACGCGGCGGTGGGCAAGGGGATGTCCAGTGTGCTGGAAAGCATCATGGCGACGGACTCACACGTCTTCGACGACGCACGCACCCGTATGGCAGGCGCCCTCTCCCTGCTGCTCGAAGCCGGCAGCGCGGCCGGCACCGTCCGCGACGACGTCACAGGCTCCACCCTTTTGCGCGCCCTGGGCGGCATCTGCGGAATGCGCGCCACGCAAGGCTGGCTGGTCGAGGCCCGGCAGATCACCGCCCTCCTCTTCGACGGCCTGCGACACGCCGCCCCGCAATCACCCTGA
- a CDS encoding oxidoreductase, which translates to MPITDNSLDGLRVLVTGGSRGLGAATVRRFVAAGATVLTASRSRPEEDSGATFLAADLSTQQGVAELGRRVVDQVGGVDVLVNNAGAASSPAPTLSRSDESWLADLEMNLLSAVRLDRALVPGMAERGSGVVVHVSSIASQLPQRTEASYAAAKAALNTYSRELATEVGEHGVRVVCVLPGFVVTDGATAHLKHMAEKQGITTEEVTRQIVDHLNVPMGRPGDPEDVAEMIAFLASGRAKWLTGAQFRVDGGIIPTV; encoded by the coding sequence ATGCCCATCACGGACAACAGCCTCGACGGCCTTCGAGTACTGGTCACCGGCGGCAGCCGGGGCCTGGGCGCGGCGACCGTGCGCCGCTTCGTCGCCGCGGGCGCGACCGTGCTGACGGCCTCCCGCAGCCGGCCCGAGGAGGACAGCGGTGCCACATTCCTCGCGGCGGACCTCTCCACGCAGCAGGGAGTGGCCGAACTCGGCCGCCGCGTCGTCGACCAGGTGGGCGGCGTGGATGTGCTCGTGAACAACGCGGGCGCGGCGAGCTCCCCGGCGCCGACCCTGAGCCGGTCGGACGAATCCTGGCTGGCTGACCTGGAGATGAACCTCCTCAGCGCCGTGCGTCTGGACCGGGCCCTGGTGCCGGGCATGGCCGAGCGGGGCTCCGGCGTCGTCGTGCACGTCTCCTCGATCGCCAGCCAGCTGCCTCAGCGCACCGAGGCGTCCTACGCCGCCGCCAAGGCCGCGCTCAACACCTACAGCCGCGAACTGGCCACCGAGGTCGGCGAGCACGGGGTGCGCGTGGTCTGCGTCCTTCCCGGCTTCGTCGTCACCGACGGTGCCACCGCCCACCTGAAACACATGGCCGAGAAGCAGGGCATCACCACCGAAGAGGTCACCCGGCAGATCGTGGACCACCTGAACGTCCCCATGGGCCGCCCCGGCGATCCCGAGGACGTCGCCGAGATGATCGCCTTCCTCGCCTCCGGCCGCGCGAAATGGCTCACAGGAGCGCAGTTCCGCGTCGACGGCGGCATCATCCCGACCGTCTGA
- a CDS encoding transposase yields MPAPRTYHDELRERAIREVRTTGRPIAHVAKDLGIHKEALRGWVRQAEADRGERDDRLTTAEQDELKQLRKEVAELRRANEILKAASVFFAQEIDRPRTRPSR; encoded by the coding sequence ATGCCAGCACCCCGTACGTACCACGATGAACTCCGTGAGCGTGCGATCCGCGAGGTCCGTACGACCGGTCGCCCGATCGCGCACGTCGCGAAGGATCTGGGCATCCACAAGGAGGCCCTGCGCGGCTGGGTCCGCCAGGCCGAGGCCGACCGCGGCGAACGCGATGACCGGCTGACCACCGCAGAGCAGGACGAGCTCAAACAACTCCGCAAAGAGGTAGCGGAGTTGAGGCGGGCCAACGAGATCCTCAAAGCCGCCAGCGTGTTTTTTGCCCAGGAGATCGACCGTCCCCGGACGAGGCCGAGCAGGTGA